In Pyxidicoccus trucidator, a genomic segment contains:
- a CDS encoding DUF2378 family protein, translating into MERRGLSEPATEPRKPPPMPVQVPRRNFEGLFVHALKPTGGFAQSLRDIGYDADSTQEYYPLSVWRAALGVARRHAFAGQSPESANRALGHKYVEGFAQTLVGRIFATAAPLLGTERCLTRLPTYLKAGREDMKMLLEPVQAREWRVRVVDPDPLPDFVAGVVEGVLRRTRVTPEVEVQERQSTGYALRVRWDGP; encoded by the coding sequence ATGGAGCGGAGGGGACTGAGCGAGCCGGCGACGGAGCCGAGGAAGCCGCCCCCCATGCCCGTGCAGGTTCCACGGCGCAACTTCGAGGGGCTGTTCGTCCACGCGCTGAAGCCCACGGGCGGCTTCGCCCAGTCGCTGCGTGACATCGGCTACGATGCGGACTCGACGCAGGAGTACTACCCCCTGTCGGTGTGGCGCGCGGCGCTGGGGGTGGCCCGGCGCCACGCCTTCGCGGGGCAGTCGCCGGAGTCCGCCAACCGGGCGCTGGGGCACAAGTACGTGGAGGGCTTCGCGCAGACGCTGGTGGGGCGCATCTTCGCCACGGCGGCACCGCTGCTGGGCACGGAGCGCTGCCTGACGCGGCTGCCCACGTACCTCAAGGCGGGGCGCGAGGACATGAAGATGCTGCTGGAGCCGGTGCAGGCGCGTGAGTGGCGCGTGCGCGTGGTGGACCCGGACCCGCTGCCGGACTTCGTGGCGGGCGTGGTGGAGGGCGTGCTGCGCCGCACCCGGGTGACGCCGGAGGTGGAGGTGCAGGAGCGGCAGTCCACGGGCTACGCGCTGCGCGTGCGGTGGGACGGGCCCTGA
- a CDS encoding S1 family peptidase, with translation MSEGPDRTPPRDALVLASPSLVVLEVEGRTASGFVATAEGHLVTSLHAVSGARSIGAVMADGVRSEVVQVVALDERRDLAVLRLPLPDIVPALPLVPGPLPAEGDTVYVLRAVGRPAPEVRSQEVRAVQVLGDWLTLLELTRTIPEESSGGPVLDSRGTVVGVATAALANGRSLGLVIPTRYVMPMLRATSTAPLSVLEGPRRRAGRVRQVPQHPLSVLEGASPGTVEAIGSALSQAINVGAPAYNRGDVEACYRLYARTAEQLIDARGDCPGAQRALRDGLLRCVELTDADDRAWALRDTFDGLLDVIQRWLQARPPTAPGRKPPPKRLLN, from the coding sequence ATGTCCGAGGGCCCCGATAGGACGCCTCCCCGGGACGCACTGGTCCTGGCCTCCCCGTCCCTGGTGGTGCTGGAGGTGGAGGGCCGCACCGCGTCCGGCTTCGTGGCCACCGCCGAGGGGCACCTCGTCACCAGCCTCCATGCCGTGTCGGGCGCGCGCAGCATCGGCGCGGTGATGGCCGACGGCGTGCGCTCGGAGGTGGTGCAGGTGGTGGCGCTGGACGAGCGGAGGGATTTGGCCGTCCTGCGGCTGCCCCTGCCAGACATCGTCCCCGCGCTGCCGCTGGTGCCAGGCCCGCTGCCCGCGGAGGGCGACACCGTCTACGTGCTGCGCGCGGTGGGCAGGCCCGCCCCGGAGGTGCGCTCGCAGGAGGTGCGCGCGGTGCAGGTGCTGGGCGACTGGCTCACCCTGCTGGAGCTGACGCGCACCATTCCCGAGGAGTCCTCGGGCGGCCCGGTGCTGGACTCGCGAGGCACCGTGGTGGGCGTGGCCACCGCGGCCCTGGCCAATGGCCGCTCGCTGGGGCTGGTGATTCCCACCCGCTATGTGATGCCCATGCTGCGCGCCACCAGCACGGCGCCGCTGTCCGTGCTGGAGGGCCCCCGGCGGCGGGCGGGCCGCGTGCGCCAGGTGCCGCAGCATCCGCTGAGCGTGCTGGAGGGCGCCTCGCCCGGCACGGTGGAGGCCATCGGCAGCGCCCTGAGCCAGGCCATCAACGTGGGCGCCCCCGCCTACAACCGCGGCGACGTGGAGGCCTGCTACCGGCTCTATGCCCGCACCGCCGAGCAGCTCATCGACGCGCGCGGCGACTGCCCCGGCGCCCAGCGCGCCCTGCGCGACGGGCTGCTGCGCTGCGTCGAGCTGACCGACGCGGATGACCGGGCCTGGGCCCTGCGCGACACCTTCGACGGGCTGCTGGACGTCATCCAGCGCTGGCTGCAGGCACGGCCCCCGACGGCCCCGGGTCGGAAGCCACCGCCCAAGCGGCTCCTCAACTAG
- a CDS encoding PAS domain S-box protein: MRVLIVTQGGVDLAPLEARLRARGHTAVTASRDAEVPATWRSGACALVVVNAFAPAAPIPLLRALRSLPGGVEAVVMLLGPRAALGSLHAALEAGADEVLAWPPDPAELELRLDLAERRFTRRLGRTGVPFGDDLRDSMLSVSPVPTSITTLTDGRVVAANEAYFQAFGYSREEVIGRTTVELRLWERPFDRSQVVERLRRHGSVRGVDAQYHTRTGEVRHTLLFMGLVPYAGSPHIISFFPDITPLKRAEEELRRSEVSFRTLIESLPDLVAVFGKDARVRYANLKVATALGYTDVRELLGKHLSDIIPPEDFALSEAVLRTGLAAPQERRLLRRDGTFLHVESTHFPLPFDGTDSVVSVSHDLTERNQMQARLLLAERMASVGTLAAGVAHEINNPLAYLSANLAFAREALGELLGDGARGLEPRLVGSVSDAQSALAEAQQGADRVRTIVRDLKTFSRVDSTDNVEVDVRQVLESTLNLATTEIRHRARLVKHFGEVPPVRANESRLGQVFLNLLVNAAQAIPGGAPERHEIRVATRVASNGRVVVEVADTGTGIASEHLPRLFDPFFTTKEPGVGTGLGLSICHSLVAALGGEIHVESEPGKGSTFRVLLHPTVPVQKAPETPAPPPPSLEKRGRLLVVDDEPLVCTALGRTLRPHHDVTLSTRAQEALERIEAGERYDVVFCDLMMPGMSGMDFYSALKERYPEQALRVVFLTGGAVTQQARAFLETVPSPHIEKPFAGRELLSLVQERLRRAPIS, encoded by the coding sequence ATGCGGGTCCTGATCGTCACCCAGGGAGGGGTGGACCTGGCGCCATTGGAGGCCCGGCTGCGGGCGCGTGGGCACACGGCGGTCACCGCTTCGCGCGACGCCGAGGTGCCGGCCACCTGGCGCTCGGGTGCCTGCGCGCTCGTGGTGGTGAACGCGTTCGCCCCGGCCGCCCCCATCCCCCTGCTGCGCGCCCTGCGCAGCCTGCCCGGGGGGGTGGAGGCCGTGGTGATGCTGCTGGGCCCGCGCGCGGCCCTGGGCTCGCTGCACGCGGCCCTGGAGGCCGGCGCGGACGAGGTGCTGGCGTGGCCACCGGACCCGGCGGAGCTGGAGCTGCGGCTGGACCTGGCCGAGCGGCGCTTCACCCGCCGCCTGGGGCGCACGGGCGTGCCCTTCGGGGACGACCTGCGCGACAGCATGCTGTCGGTGTCCCCGGTCCCCACCTCCATCACCACGCTCACCGACGGCCGGGTGGTGGCGGCGAACGAGGCCTACTTCCAGGCCTTCGGCTACTCGCGCGAGGAGGTCATCGGCCGCACCACCGTGGAGCTGCGCCTGTGGGAGCGCCCCTTCGACCGCTCCCAGGTGGTGGAGCGGCTGCGGCGGCACGGCTCGGTGCGCGGGGTGGACGCGCAGTACCACACCCGCACGGGCGAGGTGCGGCACACGCTGCTCTTCATGGGGCTGGTCCCCTACGCGGGCTCGCCGCACATCATCTCCTTCTTCCCGGACATCACCCCGCTCAAGCGCGCCGAGGAGGAGCTGCGGCGCTCGGAGGTGAGCTTCCGCACGCTCATCGAGAGCCTGCCGGACCTGGTGGCCGTCTTCGGGAAGGACGCGCGCGTGCGCTACGCCAACCTCAAGGTGGCCACCGCGCTGGGCTACACGGACGTGCGCGAGCTGCTCGGCAAGCACCTCTCCGACATCATCCCCCCGGAGGACTTCGCCCTGTCGGAGGCCGTGCTGCGCACCGGCCTCGCGGCGCCCCAGGAGCGGCGGCTGCTGCGGCGCGACGGCACCTTCCTCCACGTGGAGTCCACCCACTTCCCGCTGCCCTTCGACGGCACGGACTCCGTGGTCTCCGTGTCGCACGACCTCACGGAGCGCAACCAGATGCAGGCCCGGCTGCTGCTCGCCGAGCGCATGGCGTCGGTGGGCACGCTGGCGGCCGGCGTGGCGCATGAAATCAACAACCCGCTGGCGTACCTCTCGGCGAACCTGGCCTTCGCGCGCGAGGCGCTGGGCGAGCTGCTGGGGGACGGCGCGCGGGGCCTGGAGCCGAGGCTGGTGGGCTCGGTGTCGGACGCGCAGTCGGCGCTGGCCGAGGCGCAGCAGGGCGCGGACCGGGTGCGCACCATCGTCCGCGACTTGAAGACGTTCAGCCGGGTGGACTCGACGGACAACGTGGAAGTGGACGTGCGGCAGGTGCTGGAGTCCACGCTGAACCTGGCGACCACGGAAATCCGCCACCGCGCGCGGCTGGTGAAGCACTTCGGCGAGGTGCCCCCGGTGCGCGCCAACGAGTCGCGGCTGGGCCAGGTGTTCCTCAACCTGCTGGTCAACGCGGCCCAGGCCATTCCCGGCGGCGCGCCGGAGCGGCACGAAATCCGGGTGGCCACGCGCGTGGCGAGCAACGGCCGCGTGGTGGTGGAGGTGGCGGACACGGGCACGGGCATCGCCTCCGAGCACCTGCCGCGCCTGTTCGACCCGTTCTTCACCACCAAGGAGCCGGGGGTGGGCACCGGCCTGGGCCTGTCCATCTGCCACAGCCTCGTCGCGGCGCTGGGAGGGGAAATCCACGTGGAGAGCGAGCCCGGCAAGGGCTCCACCTTCCGCGTCCTGCTGCACCCGACGGTGCCGGTGCAGAAGGCCCCGGAAACCCCCGCGCCCCCGCCGCCCTCCCTGGAGAAGCGCGGCCGGCTGCTGGTGGTGGATGACGAGCCGCTGGTGTGCACCGCGCTGGGGCGCACGCTGCGGCCCCACCATGACGTGACGCTGTCCACGCGCGCGCAGGAGGCGCTGGAGCGAATCGAGGCCGGGGAGCGCTACGACGTCGTCTTCTGTGACTTGATGATGCCGGGCATGAGCGGCATGGACTTCTACTCGGCCCTGAAGGAGCGCTACCCGGAGCAGGCGCTGCGCGTGGTGTTCCTCACCGGCGGCGCGGTGACGCAGCAGGCCCGCGCCTTCCTGGAGACGGTGCCCAGCCCCCACATCGAGAAGCCCTTCGCCGGCCGGGAATTGCTGTCCCTGGTGCAGGAGCGGCTGCGCCGCGCCCCCATTTCCTGA
- a CDS encoding glucan biosynthesis protein has translation MKASRRKSWSAWLCAAVLSLAGAAPVAAAPAKPGASAPAKAFTASTVVERARALAARPYQEPRQSLPEAYARLSYDAYRDIRYRNDKAWWRDEGLPFQAQFFHPGFLYPTPVAVSVVSKGQVEPVRFSPEFYTYGTLVPAPPLAKADGFAGLRLTHPLNREEHFDEVLSFLGASYFRALGQGNVYGLSARGVAIDTALPRPEEFPAFRELWLERPAPGADRVVVHALLDGPSVTGAYRFTLIPGARTVMEVEATLFSRKAVEQLGLAPLTSMYLFGENDRGPSDDFRPEVHDSDGLFVWTGEGEQLWRPLQNPARLSVSSFRARAPRAFGLLQRDTVFSSYEDLEARYELRPSAWVEPVGDWGPGAVKLVEIPTPNEFHDNIVAFWVPDAPLTPGTPLRVAYRLHWGAVAPWPATASFVTATRIAAGDTAGARRFVLDFSPSAAAGDGPVEAVITASQGQVLKATARRHEPSGGWRATFELLPDGSAPTELRAYLRRGSETLTETWSYLWTP, from the coding sequence GTGAAGGCGTCGAGGCGGAAGTCCTGGAGTGCATGGCTGTGCGCGGCGGTGCTGTCCCTGGCCGGGGCCGCCCCCGTGGCCGCCGCTCCCGCGAAGCCGGGTGCCTCCGCGCCGGCGAAGGCCTTCACCGCCAGCACCGTGGTGGAGCGCGCCAGGGCCCTGGCCGCCCGCCCCTACCAGGAGCCCCGGCAGTCCCTGCCCGAGGCCTACGCGCGGCTGTCCTACGACGCGTACCGGGACATCCGCTACCGCAACGACAAGGCGTGGTGGCGCGACGAGGGGCTGCCCTTCCAGGCGCAGTTCTTCCACCCCGGCTTCCTCTACCCCACGCCCGTGGCCGTGAGTGTGGTGAGCAAGGGCCAGGTGGAGCCGGTGCGCTTCTCGCCCGAGTTCTACACCTACGGCACGCTGGTGCCAGCGCCCCCACTGGCGAAGGCGGACGGCTTCGCGGGCCTGCGCCTCACCCACCCGCTCAACCGGGAGGAGCACTTCGACGAGGTGCTGTCCTTCCTGGGCGCCAGCTACTTCCGCGCCCTGGGCCAGGGCAACGTGTACGGGCTGTCCGCGCGCGGAGTGGCCATCGACACCGCGCTGCCGCGCCCCGAGGAGTTCCCCGCGTTCCGCGAGCTGTGGCTGGAGCGCCCGGCGCCCGGCGCGGACCGCGTGGTGGTGCACGCGCTGCTCGACGGCCCCAGCGTCACCGGCGCGTACCGCTTCACCCTCATTCCCGGCGCACGCACCGTCATGGAGGTGGAGGCGACGCTGTTCTCACGCAAGGCCGTGGAGCAGTTGGGCCTGGCGCCGCTGACGAGCATGTACCTCTTCGGCGAGAATGACCGGGGGCCCTCGGACGACTTCCGCCCCGAGGTGCACGACTCGGACGGCCTCTTCGTCTGGACGGGCGAAGGCGAGCAGCTCTGGCGCCCCTTGCAGAACCCCGCGCGGCTGAGCGTCTCCAGCTTCCGCGCCCGTGCCCCGCGCGCCTTCGGCCTGCTGCAGCGGGACACCGTCTTCTCCAGCTACGAGGACCTGGAGGCCCGGTACGAGCTGCGCCCCAGCGCCTGGGTGGAGCCGGTGGGCGACTGGGGCCCGGGCGCCGTGAAGCTGGTGGAGATTCCGACGCCCAACGAGTTCCACGACAACATCGTCGCCTTCTGGGTGCCGGACGCGCCGCTGACGCCGGGCACACCGCTGCGCGTGGCGTACCGCCTGCACTGGGGCGCGGTGGCGCCGTGGCCGGCGACGGCTTCGTTCGTCACCGCCACGCGCATCGCCGCGGGCGACACCGCGGGCGCGCGACGCTTCGTGCTCGACTTCTCGCCCTCGGCCGCCGCGGGGGACGGGCCCGTGGAGGCCGTCATCACCGCCTCGCAGGGCCAGGTGCTGAAGGCCACCGCGCGGCGCCACGAGCCCTCCGGCGGCTGGCGCGCCACCTTCGAGCTGCTGCCCGACGGCAGCGCTCCCACCGAACTGCGCGCGTACCTGCGACGCGGTTCAGAGACTCTCACCGAGACCTGGAGCTACCTGTGGACACCGTGA